From Pseudovibrio sp. Tun.PSC04-5.I4, a single genomic window includes:
- a CDS encoding cyanophycin synthetase: MLFTPVSADQPNLPLAPRLLAQMCQEKNVKLSLDSEFFYFGYIETAHGTRFPIKGGAFALNSYSAGEAARDKEFCGCLLLDAGLPTPQFKLIHSDKAIKQLSTASPHVADKLNSQINAKTLAEQFGYPLFIKPNEGTQGIGVQKISGPTELQQNLAKALEHHDRMLIQQAVAGRDYRVIVLNDKVLVAIERRPLSIIGNGSDTLSKLLDRKVKTLTTRSGGYKIEQDDPRILKAIQEAGYSHNSVLPENATLPLLSNANLSTGGEAVDVTDSASPHYKSLAIKAAKACGLRYAGVDILCEDISQDGGDANVLELNAGPGLTNFWQASPDHYDRVRAIYRGVLEAMLST, from the coding sequence ATGCTGTTTACACCGGTCTCTGCAGACCAACCCAACTTACCGTTGGCCCCTCGCCTCCTCGCTCAAATGTGCCAAGAGAAGAATGTTAAGCTGTCCTTGGATAGTGAGTTCTTCTATTTTGGTTACATTGAAACTGCCCACGGAACCCGCTTTCCAATCAAAGGTGGTGCGTTTGCATTAAACAGCTATTCAGCAGGAGAAGCCGCGCGAGACAAAGAATTCTGCGGGTGCTTATTGCTGGATGCAGGCCTGCCAACGCCGCAATTCAAACTCATCCATTCAGACAAAGCGATAAAACAGCTCAGCACAGCCAGCCCTCATGTTGCGGATAAATTGAATTCACAAATCAACGCTAAAACTTTGGCGGAGCAGTTCGGCTATCCGCTCTTCATCAAACCTAATGAAGGCACACAAGGTATTGGCGTTCAAAAGATCAGCGGCCCAACAGAGCTACAACAAAACCTCGCCAAAGCTCTTGAGCACCATGACCGAATGCTCATCCAACAAGCTGTTGCAGGTCGAGATTACAGAGTGATTGTACTGAATGACAAAGTGCTGGTGGCCATAGAACGGCGCCCCCTGTCTATCATCGGCAATGGCTCTGATACACTCTCAAAGCTGCTGGACAGGAAGGTCAAAACACTCACAACACGCAGTGGGGGTTATAAGATAGAACAGGACGATCCTCGCATCCTCAAGGCCATTCAGGAGGCAGGTTACAGCCACAACTCTGTGTTGCCAGAGAATGCCACCCTGCCTCTTCTGTCCAACGCAAACCTCTCAACCGGAGGAGAAGCAGTTGATGTGACGGATAGTGCCTCACCGCACTACAAAAGCCTCGCCATCAAAGCCGCTAAGGCCTGTGGCTTGAGGTATGCGGGCGTAGATATCCTGTGCGAAGACATTTCTCAGGACGGCGGAGATGCGAATGTACTGGAACTCAATGCAGGACCGGGCCTGACGAATTTCTGGCAGGCTTCACCAGATCATTACGACCGTGTACGTGCCATTTATCGCGGTGTTCTGGAAGCAATGCTCTCAACTTAA
- a CDS encoding DUF1674 domain-containing protein yields MDTENKSAVENFKAQEVTTSEQVDEKPKKRNFEDLPPAAQRALMEAEARRTEMDAAQDARPTELNGRGGLDPARYNDWEVKGITSDF; encoded by the coding sequence ATGGATACAGAGAATAAATCTGCCGTCGAGAACTTCAAAGCACAGGAGGTTACCACCTCTGAGCAAGTTGATGAAAAACCAAAGAAGCGGAACTTCGAAGACCTGCCACCCGCAGCGCAGCGTGCATTGATGGAAGCAGAAGCCCGCCGCACCGAAATGGACGCGGCGCAAGATGCAAGGCCGACAGAGTTAAATGGTCGTGGTGGATTGGATCCCGCCCGTTACAACGATTGGGAAGTTAAAGGCATCACCAGCGACTTTTAA
- a CDS encoding GNAT family N-acetyltransferase, with protein sequence MTSLSFRALKPADAPNLAPLIAENAQALKRGAPRRPDEIFAERLLDDKSIEIIGALEGEELVGFAAFFDIPDLISGLRIGQLDDIYVIQEHRHKGIGRTLVEEVSKIGKERDWVHVRWLVPNKNKVDNSLFENLAEPGDKDSFIVLIDRLALV encoded by the coding sequence ATGACTAGTCTTTCTTTTAGAGCCTTAAAACCCGCTGATGCACCGAATTTGGCCCCTCTCATTGCAGAGAATGCGCAGGCCCTCAAACGGGGTGCACCACGCCGTCCTGACGAAATTTTTGCAGAGCGCCTGCTGGATGATAAATCCATTGAAATTATTGGTGCTTTGGAAGGAGAAGAGCTTGTAGGATTTGCAGCGTTCTTCGACATTCCAGACCTGATCTCCGGCCTGAGAATTGGCCAGCTGGACGATATCTACGTCATACAGGAACACCGCCACAAAGGCATTGGCCGCACACTGGTGGAAGAGGTCTCAAAAATCGGCAAGGAACGTGATTGGGTTCACGTGCGTTGGTTGGTTCCAAACAAGAACAAAGTCGACAACAGCTTGTTCGAGAATTTGGCTGAACCAGGCGATAAAGACAGTTTCATTGTCCTGATTGACCGCCTGGCACTCGTTTAA
- a CDS encoding CorA family divalent cation transporter → MAQTTENIEPDHIHLDSYFALLFSKTKGVKRISLAELRNYEFEKGDFYWAYLQRIAARNQDFLEAAGLDSCDIEELLAREVRPHCHVRAKGAFIAINAFNELPEKESGDMECVHVWIDATKIICIWHESLDVFTSLVESFKARVPPESPAAFWARLVLAIAERAEDMVEALRDRIDHLEDVVLETGDHPWESELAQVRRLATIIRRSMLVHLDTLRNFEIEDFSWVDRVNKRRVREAGDRALRIAEEMDAIRERAEIIHDQIMFKRTQATNRYMLMLAAIAAVFLPLSFVTGLLGINVGGIPGSNDPIAFTVVTAILVGAGVGLFVIIRWFKIF, encoded by the coding sequence ATGGCACAAACCACAGAAAATATTGAACCAGATCATATACATCTGGACTCCTATTTTGCGTTGTTGTTTTCCAAAACCAAGGGCGTGAAGCGGATCAGTCTTGCTGAGCTCAGAAATTATGAGTTTGAGAAGGGCGACTTTTATTGGGCGTATCTTCAAAGAATTGCGGCGCGAAATCAGGATTTTCTGGAAGCGGCCGGTCTGGATTCCTGTGACATTGAAGAATTGCTGGCGCGCGAGGTTCGTCCACATTGTCATGTCCGGGCTAAGGGGGCGTTTATTGCGATCAATGCCTTTAATGAATTACCTGAAAAAGAAAGTGGAGACATGGAGTGTGTCCATGTCTGGATTGACGCGACAAAAATTATTTGTATCTGGCACGAGTCTCTAGATGTTTTTACTAGTCTTGTTGAAAGTTTTAAGGCCCGCGTGCCGCCCGAAAGTCCAGCAGCTTTTTGGGCGCGGCTTGTGCTGGCCATTGCTGAGCGTGCGGAAGACATGGTGGAGGCGCTGCGCGACCGGATTGATCACTTGGAAGATGTGGTTCTGGAAACTGGTGATCATCCGTGGGAGAGCGAGCTTGCTCAGGTTCGTCGGTTAGCGACCATTATTCGCCGCAGTATGTTGGTGCATCTGGATACTTTGCGGAATTTTGAAATTGAAGACTTTAGCTGGGTTGATCGGGTCAATAAACGGCGTGTGAGAGAAGCAGGAGACCGGGCGCTCCGTATCGCAGAGGAGATGGATGCAATACGGGAAAGGGCGGAAATTATTCATGATCAGATCATGTTTAAACGAACTCAGGCCACCAACCGTTATATGCTGATGCTCGCTGCCATTGCTGCGGTGTTTCTTCCGCTTAGTTTTGTGACGGGGCTTTTGGGTATCAACGTTGGTGGAATACCTGGAAGCAACGACCCAATCGCTTTCACAGTGGTCACCGCAATTTTGGTGGGTGCAGGAGTCGGGCTTTTCGTGATCATCAGATGGTTTAAAATCTTCTGA
- a CDS encoding AEC family transporter translates to MLSIFGNAVLPVFAVVVMGYAFGWLKLFGKSEASTINKTVFYVFLPALLFKLVAQASFDKFEPLYVLGYLGAELVVYLLTIWLSYGIFKRCMRESLLLGMAAAYCNHTFFILPIAEVLYGQDALLPVTAVIVIDNLLILGGTVLALELMGKNGTGSTFQNFCATFYTNPNMIALALGLVVSLSGFSIDNGIGFYAGFVGSAAAPASLFALGLVLNGQPFKLAEPLVVSVTALKLLVVPAIGWVLFEMVFALPDYWVGPGMLVAAGPSGVLAFVIGVQYGVPEKLLSQVILVTTFFSVVTVTAVAALTA, encoded by the coding sequence GTGCTTTCCATCTTTGGCAATGCGGTGCTGCCTGTTTTTGCAGTGGTGGTGATGGGCTATGCCTTTGGCTGGCTTAAACTCTTCGGTAAATCCGAAGCGAGTACTATAAACAAAACCGTCTTTTATGTTTTCCTGCCAGCCCTCTTGTTTAAGCTCGTGGCTCAAGCCTCCTTTGATAAATTTGAACCTCTCTACGTCCTTGGGTATTTGGGCGCTGAGTTGGTTGTCTATTTGCTCACGATCTGGCTTTCATATGGCATATTCAAACGCTGTATGAGGGAGAGCTTGCTGTTGGGGATGGCAGCTGCTTATTGCAACCACACTTTCTTCATTCTTCCGATTGCTGAGGTTTTGTACGGTCAGGACGCCTTGTTGCCAGTGACCGCTGTCATCGTCATTGATAACCTTCTCATTCTCGGTGGAACTGTTCTGGCCCTGGAGTTGATGGGGAAGAATGGGACAGGTTCAACCTTTCAAAACTTTTGTGCCACGTTTTACACCAACCCAAACATGATCGCGCTTGCTCTTGGTTTGGTAGTGAGCTTGAGCGGGTTCTCAATTGATAATGGCATCGGCTTTTATGCGGGCTTTGTTGGTTCTGCGGCAGCGCCAGCTTCGTTGTTCGCGCTGGGACTAGTGCTAAACGGACAGCCGTTTAAGCTGGCTGAGCCGCTTGTTGTGAGCGTGACAGCGCTCAAGCTGCTGGTCGTGCCGGCAATTGGCTGGGTTTTGTTTGAGATGGTTTTTGCTTTGCCTGATTATTGGGTAGGTCCGGGTATGCTTGTAGCCGCCGGACCAAGTGGTGTACTGGCGTTTGTTATTGGTGTGCAATACGGTGTGCCAGAAAAATTGCTGTCTCAGGTGATTTTGGTGACAACCTTCTTTAGCGTTGTGACAGTGACAGCAGTCGCCGCACTGACTGCTTAA
- a CDS encoding DNA translocase FtsK has protein sequence MRQAAAMQRPNGHSVSLADTESPIKRFIKSNMIVVGGAAILIVGVCLAAALATWSITDPSLSHVTDGDINNALGRTGAIVADVLMQTIGLATAVFLVPIFIWGWRLSLKYTTGVTRKRFLTWIVGTLLFAGGLAAIPLTPSWPLPTGLGGFLGDWIFALPATILPELSTGLRTLAGVVGLGLPAIGLLAYASGLIGKESVPQEFEPEEQVEDEYTPHEALPFDEDADDDFEGENSRYYAVIGALSHWKLMATSAIQRTIFKRKLVTEQNWQEDKYIATPQEQELQQPQQEHYEDEQYEAQPDQHWEEDDVEDEEPQPKTGLIANLRRKVAAKLMPQEDDGLGVYYEPSMQSAPTDAQLEPAYEADQYVQQQGEHYPDEQWAPDHAEPQNHADQSYNVEPEEHYEDDGLQQDNLAGTPHAPIGIASPAAKAQATAAQQAQRPAPGRSVPRPFAQERKTKAIVKQPPFELPSIDLLSEPKQDGKQRLSKDALEQNARILEGVLGDFGVRGEIIAVRPGPVVTLYELEPAPGIKSSRVIGLADDIARSMSAISARVAVIPGKNAIGIELPNAKRETVYLRELLDSADFHGSKAKLAMALGKTINGEAVIADLARMPHLLVAGTTGSGKSVSVNTMILSLLYRLSPEQCKMIMIDPKMLELSIYDGIPHLLTPVVTDPNKAVVALKWTVREMEDRYKKMSKTGVRNIDGYNTRIGQAMKKGERFTRTVQTGFDKNTGEPIFEEEELPMEKMPYIVVVVDEMADLMMVAGKDIEGAIQRLAQMARAAGIHIIMATQRPSVDVITGTIKANFPTRISFQVTSKIDSRTILGEMGAEQLLGMGDMLYMASGGRTQRVHGPFVADEEVEDIVAHLKEQGTPTYLSDVTEETESEGGYDALTQGSGNATNDLFDQAVAIVARDRKASTSYIQRRLSIGYNRAASLIERMEQEGMISPANHAGKREILLPEGNEEF, from the coding sequence ATGCGTCAGGCTGCTGCAATGCAACGACCCAATGGACACTCTGTATCTCTCGCAGATACAGAAAGCCCGATTAAGCGCTTTATAAAAAGTAACATGATCGTCGTTGGAGGCGCTGCGATCCTCATTGTCGGTGTCTGTCTGGCGGCAGCTCTCGCAACTTGGTCGATCACTGACCCAAGTTTGAGCCACGTGACCGACGGAGACATCAATAATGCATTGGGTCGAACCGGCGCTATTGTTGCAGATGTCCTAATGCAAACAATCGGTTTGGCAACAGCTGTGTTTCTGGTCCCAATCTTCATCTGGGGCTGGCGCCTGTCCTTGAAATACACAACCGGCGTCACCCGCAAACGGTTCCTCACATGGATTGTGGGGACGCTTCTGTTTGCTGGTGGTCTCGCAGCTATCCCGTTGACGCCAAGCTGGCCACTTCCAACGGGTCTTGGCGGTTTTCTGGGTGACTGGATTTTTGCCCTTCCTGCTACAATTCTTCCTGAGCTTTCAACCGGATTGAGAACACTGGCGGGCGTCGTCGGTCTTGGTCTGCCGGCTATTGGTTTGCTGGCCTATGCGTCAGGCTTGATCGGCAAGGAGTCTGTACCGCAAGAGTTTGAACCTGAAGAGCAGGTTGAGGATGAATACACACCTCACGAAGCGCTTCCATTCGACGAAGACGCGGATGATGACTTTGAGGGTGAAAACAGCCGGTATTATGCAGTTATTGGCGCATTGAGCCATTGGAAGCTCATGGCAACCAGCGCTATTCAGCGCACTATTTTCAAACGGAAACTGGTGACTGAGCAGAACTGGCAGGAAGACAAGTACATCGCCACACCTCAAGAGCAAGAACTTCAACAGCCACAGCAAGAGCACTATGAGGACGAGCAGTACGAAGCTCAACCAGATCAACACTGGGAAGAAGATGATGTTGAAGACGAAGAGCCTCAACCAAAAACGGGTCTGATTGCCAACCTACGCCGCAAGGTTGCTGCTAAATTGATGCCTCAAGAAGATGACGGTCTTGGCGTTTATTATGAACCCAGTATGCAGTCAGCTCCAACGGACGCCCAGCTTGAACCAGCTTATGAAGCCGACCAATACGTTCAGCAACAGGGCGAACATTACCCTGATGAGCAATGGGCACCAGACCACGCAGAACCTCAGAACCATGCGGACCAAAGCTACAATGTAGAGCCAGAGGAGCACTATGAAGACGATGGCCTTCAGCAGGATAATCTTGCTGGAACACCGCATGCGCCGATTGGTATCGCAAGCCCGGCAGCTAAAGCGCAGGCCACAGCAGCCCAGCAAGCACAAAGACCAGCTCCGGGCCGGTCAGTCCCTCGCCCATTCGCGCAGGAACGCAAAACCAAGGCAATCGTCAAACAGCCACCGTTTGAGCTCCCATCCATTGATTTGCTCTCAGAGCCAAAACAGGATGGAAAGCAACGCCTGAGCAAAGACGCTCTGGAGCAAAACGCGCGCATATTGGAAGGCGTTCTTGGTGATTTCGGTGTACGCGGTGAAATCATCGCCGTCCGTCCCGGCCCTGTTGTAACGCTTTACGAATTGGAACCTGCACCGGGCATCAAATCTTCCCGCGTGATCGGCCTTGCTGATGACATTGCCCGTTCCATGAGCGCAATCTCCGCCCGTGTCGCGGTTATTCCAGGCAAAAACGCCATCGGTATCGAGCTACCAAACGCCAAACGTGAGACCGTTTATCTCCGCGAGCTGCTGGATTCCGCTGATTTCCACGGATCTAAAGCCAAACTAGCAATGGCACTTGGTAAAACCATTAATGGCGAAGCCGTCATTGCCGACCTCGCCCGTATGCCTCACCTCCTCGTGGCTGGTACAACAGGTTCCGGTAAATCTGTTTCCGTAAACACCATGATCCTTTCCCTGCTTTACAGGCTTAGCCCTGAGCAGTGCAAAATGATCATGATCGATCCAAAGATGCTGGAACTGTCCATCTATGACGGCATTCCTCACCTTCTCACACCTGTGGTGACGGATCCAAACAAAGCAGTTGTTGCTTTAAAATGGACCGTCCGTGAGATGGAAGATCGTTATAAGAAAATGTCCAAGACGGGCGTGCGCAACATCGACGGCTACAACACCCGTATTGGGCAGGCCATGAAAAAGGGCGAGCGCTTTACCCGCACCGTCCAAACAGGCTTTGACAAAAATACCGGAGAACCGATCTTCGAAGAAGAAGAACTTCCAATGGAAAAAATGCCATACATCGTCGTTGTCGTCGATGAAATGGCAGATCTGATGATGGTTGCAGGTAAGGACATCGAGGGCGCAATTCAGCGTCTGGCACAGATGGCCCGTGCAGCTGGTATCCACATTATCATGGCAACACAGCGCCCATCAGTGGACGTCATCACCGGTACCATTAAAGCAAACTTCCCGACGCGTATCTCGTTCCAGGTCACCTCCAAGATCGACAGCCGCACAATCCTAGGCGAAATGGGCGCAGAACAGCTGCTCGGCATGGGTGACATGCTTTACATGGCGTCCGGTGGCAGAACCCAGCGTGTCCACGGACCTTTCGTTGCCGACGAGGAAGTCGAAGACATTGTTGCACACCTCAAAGAGCAAGGAACACCAACCTATCTCTCTGATGTGACTGAGGAAACGGAATCCGAAGGTGGTTACGACGCTTTGACACAAGGCTCTGGCAACGCAACAAATGATCTGTTTGATCAAGCTGTTGCAATTGTCGCAAGAGATCGCAAAGCATCCACCTCCTACATTCAGCGCCGCCTCTCCATTGGCTACAACCGCGCAGCATCTCTCATTGAGCGGATGGAGCAGGAAGGCATGATCAGCCCGGCGAACCATGCCGGGAAACGCGAAATCCTGCTTCCGGAAGGCAATGAAGAGTTTTAA
- a CDS encoding CoA ester lyase has protein sequence MSMPEQVQTIRPRRSALYMPGSNARALEKAKGLDVDVLLLDLEDAVAPDAKEMARGQVCEAVAAGGYGHRELVIRINGLKTPWGDEDLKAALAAQPAAVLLPKVECFADIKPVADYMAKQGVPENLRIWAMLETPRAILNASEIAEAAKDPHNRLDVFIIGTNDLSKESGAKILPGRAVLMPWLMTFLATARVGGADILDGVYNNFSDLEGFAAECEQGAEMGLNGKTLIHPKQLEACNTAFAPSTEDVVWAKKMIAAFERPENSDKGAVQVDGKMVERLHAEIGKRTVAIAEAIADAQI, from the coding sequence ATGTCTATGCCAGAACAAGTTCAGACCATCAGACCTCGCCGAAGTGCGCTTTATATGCCCGGTTCAAATGCACGTGCATTGGAGAAGGCCAAGGGGTTGGATGTGGATGTTTTGCTTCTGGATTTAGAAGACGCTGTTGCGCCAGATGCGAAAGAGATGGCACGGGGTCAAGTTTGTGAGGCTGTTGCCGCTGGTGGTTATGGGCATCGTGAGCTTGTTATTCGCATCAATGGGTTAAAGACCCCGTGGGGCGATGAGGATTTGAAGGCTGCCCTTGCCGCTCAACCTGCCGCTGTGCTTTTGCCCAAGGTGGAATGCTTTGCAGATATCAAGCCTGTTGCGGATTACATGGCAAAGCAAGGTGTGCCGGAGAACCTCCGTATCTGGGCGATGCTGGAAACACCACGGGCAATTTTGAATGCCTCCGAAATCGCAGAGGCGGCGAAAGATCCGCACAATCGTCTGGATGTGTTTATCATCGGCACGAACGACTTGAGCAAGGAAAGCGGTGCGAAGATCTTACCAGGTCGTGCTGTGTTGATGCCGTGGCTGATGACCTTCCTCGCGACAGCCCGTGTGGGCGGTGCTGATATTCTGGATGGCGTTTACAACAACTTCTCTGATCTGGAAGGCTTTGCGGCTGAGTGTGAGCAGGGGGCTGAGATGGGCCTGAATGGCAAGACGCTTATTCACCCGAAACAGTTGGAAGCTTGCAATACAGCGTTTGCGCCAAGTACCGAAGATGTTGTGTGGGCAAAGAAGATGATTGCTGCGTTTGAGCGGCCTGAAAACAGTGACAAAGGTGCTGTGCAGGTGGATGGCAAGATGGTGGAACGTTTGCACGCTGAAATTGGCAAACGCACTGTTGCCATTGCCGAGGCGATTGCAGACGCGCAGATTTGA
- a CDS encoding outer-membrane lipoprotein carrier protein LolA, giving the protein MIASPAISFGTIGRSFALAAALFIGSAPLTAGPSAAQTAQPQPVALSNVQAVDAVSKYFNTVRNMHGKFVQFGPTGGRVEGQFFISRPGKVRFYYNKPSTLDIIADGNMVSVKDRKLQTQDIWPLSQTPLRFLLADQIDLKKDANVSEVLVEPDLITITIDDKTRFTSGRLTLIFDARNYKLKQWTVRDAQGYDTSVAIYDVTENGKTNPDLFKIDYIANSRQNRNNN; this is encoded by the coding sequence ATGATTGCATCGCCCGCGATCTCTTTTGGTACGATTGGCAGAAGCTTCGCTCTTGCGGCAGCGCTTTTCATTGGATCTGCACCTTTAACAGCTGGACCATCCGCAGCTCAAACAGCTCAGCCGCAACCAGTTGCCCTTTCCAATGTTCAAGCTGTTGATGCCGTAAGCAAGTACTTCAACACTGTCCGTAACATGCACGGTAAGTTCGTACAGTTCGGACCAACCGGTGGACGCGTTGAAGGTCAGTTCTTCATCAGCCGCCCCGGTAAAGTGCGCTTCTATTACAATAAGCCATCAACTCTGGATATCATCGCCGACGGCAACATGGTTTCCGTGAAAGACCGTAAGCTGCAAACGCAGGATATCTGGCCGCTTTCCCAAACCCCGCTGCGCTTCCTCCTTGCTGACCAGATAGACCTGAAGAAGGACGCCAATGTAAGCGAAGTTTTGGTCGAACCGGATCTCATTACGATCACCATCGACGACAAAACACGCTTCACATCAGGCCGTTTGACGCTGATTTTCGATGCGAGAAATTACAAGCTAAAGCAATGGACTGTTCGTGATGCGCAAGGCTACGACACATCCGTTGCCATCTACGACGTGACAGAAAATGGCAAGACAAACCCTGATCTTTTCAAGATCGATTACATCGCGAATTCTCGCCAGAACCGAAACAACAACTAA
- a CDS encoding DMT family transporter, whose product MRAPNRSTATIIGFTAVLMWALLGPLGALSGDVPPFLLNALCFGISATLAMGRIATTSKGFAVLRQPIRVWVFGTAGVFGYHAFYFIGLRNAPPVEANLLNYLWPVLIVLFSALLPGEKLKWNHLVGVGLGLFGAGLLVAGGGGLSFGGGNTIGYLSALAAALTWSSYSVLSRRLGNVPTEAVAGFCLVTAILSVVFHLVFEETIWPQNTVQWSAIVGMGLLPLGLSFFTWDIGMKFGDIQVLGASAYAAPLLSTGLLILFGFGTLTTTVMLACALIFIGAVIAAKDLLFGRLKPAISTNGE is encoded by the coding sequence ATGAGAGCTCCTAATCGTTCAACTGCTACCATTATTGGCTTTACCGCTGTTTTGATGTGGGCCCTCCTTGGTCCATTGGGAGCGTTGTCTGGCGACGTGCCGCCGTTTTTGCTCAATGCGTTATGTTTTGGCATCTCAGCCACATTGGCGATGGGGCGTATTGCGACCACTTCCAAAGGGTTTGCCGTACTCCGTCAGCCGATTAGGGTCTGGGTGTTTGGTACCGCTGGTGTCTTTGGCTATCACGCATTCTATTTTATCGGGCTGCGTAACGCGCCTCCGGTAGAAGCTAACCTGCTGAATTATCTTTGGCCGGTGCTGATTGTTTTGTTCTCAGCTTTGTTGCCGGGAGAAAAGCTGAAGTGGAACCATCTGGTTGGTGTTGGATTGGGTCTGTTCGGGGCTGGTTTGCTGGTTGCGGGCGGTGGAGGTCTTTCTTTTGGCGGTGGCAACACCATTGGCTATCTCTCAGCGCTTGCTGCTGCTCTCACATGGTCCAGTTACTCTGTGTTGTCTCGCCGCTTAGGCAATGTGCCGACTGAGGCTGTGGCTGGGTTTTGTTTGGTGACGGCAATTCTGTCAGTTGTGTTCCATCTGGTTTTCGAGGAAACAATCTGGCCGCAAAATACCGTGCAGTGGTCTGCAATCGTTGGAATGGGATTGCTGCCGCTCGGGCTCTCCTTCTTCACTTGGGACATCGGCATGAAGTTTGGTGATATTCAGGTGCTGGGTGCCTCTGCCTATGCAGCACCGTTGCTTTCCACCGGCCTGCTTATTCTGTTCGGGTTTGGTACTCTGACAACGACCGTTATGCTGGCCTGTGCTCTGATCTTCATAGGGGCTGTTATTGCAGCCAAAGACCTACTGTTTGGCCGTTTAAAACCGGCAATTAGCACGAATGGTGAGTAG
- a CDS encoding DUF1737 domain-containing protein, giving the protein MRLYRLITEPDSSKFCHRVTEALNKGWELQGSPTMTYDATQGLTICGQAVVKHVDGEKYTPETKLGAW; this is encoded by the coding sequence ATGCGTCTTTACCGCCTCATCACTGAACCGGATTCCTCCAAGTTTTGTCACCGCGTGACCGAAGCTTTGAACAAAGGTTGGGAACTGCAGGGCTCACCAACCATGACTTATGATGCTACTCAGGGTCTCACTATTTGTGGTCAGGCTGTCGTCAAGCATGTTGATGGTGAAAAATACACACCAGAGACAAAACTCGGCGCTTGGTAA
- a CDS encoding aminotransferase class I/II-fold pyridoxal phosphate-dependent enzyme: MSTNELEKKPSGGNPFQRLNQQLAGIEPGLDPITMTIGEPRHEPPSFVIEVLDENQAGFRKYPAIRGTDEFRAAVGTWLKGRFGLSDAFDPDKSVIPLNGSREGLVFGCISARDYLQKTGAKPAAILPNPFYQSYGAGAHIAGADEILLPEPADGVLPDLDAIDPELLDRTVAFYFASPANPQGTVAPIEYLQQLIKLARKHNFMVFADECYSEIYRKTPPTGILEAAEALDGTLKNVVAFNSLSKRSNLPGARCGFAAGDPDFIQFFADFRNVAAPQVPLPIQALAVRAFGVEEHVVENRRLYNEKYDAAEEILSPLFGSVRKDGSFFLWLDVSRWGSGTEVTEKLWREVGLKVLPGAYIAADMPDGTNPGDKYIRLALVESLEVSKEAFRRILDSLE; encoded by the coding sequence GTGTCCACTAATGAACTTGAAAAAAAGCCATCCGGAGGGAACCCGTTTCAGCGGCTGAATCAGCAGCTTGCTGGCATTGAACCGGGCCTCGATCCAATCACCATGACAATCGGTGAACCGCGTCATGAGCCACCGAGCTTTGTTATTGAAGTTCTTGATGAAAATCAGGCGGGTTTCCGCAAGTACCCTGCAATTCGTGGCACTGACGAATTCCGCGCTGCAGTCGGTACATGGCTAAAAGGCAGATTTGGTCTGTCAGATGCCTTTGATCCGGACAAGAGCGTTATTCCGCTCAATGGATCTCGCGAAGGCCTTGTCTTCGGTTGCATTTCAGCCCGCGACTATCTGCAAAAGACTGGCGCGAAACCTGCGGCTATTCTTCCAAACCCATTCTACCAATCCTACGGTGCTGGTGCTCACATTGCGGGGGCAGATGAAATTTTGCTACCAGAACCAGCGGATGGTGTTCTGCCTGACCTGGACGCAATCGATCCTGAACTTCTGGATCGCACCGTTGCATTCTACTTCGCATCTCCGGCAAACCCACAAGGCACTGTGGCCCCGATAGAATATTTGCAACAGCTGATCAAACTAGCACGCAAGCACAATTTCATGGTGTTCGCTGACGAATGTTATTCGGAGATTTACCGCAAAACACCGCCAACAGGTATTTTGGAAGCGGCTGAAGCACTTGACGGAACGCTGAAAAATGTCGTTGCGTTCAACTCTCTTTCCAAGCGCTCCAATCTACCCGGCGCACGGTGTGGCTTTGCTGCAGGTGACCCGGATTTCATCCAGTTCTTTGCAGATTTCCGCAATGTCGCCGCTCCGCAAGTCCCATTACCAATTCAGGCTCTGGCTGTGCGTGCGTTCGGTGTAGAAGAGCATGTGGTCGAAAACCGTCGTCTCTACAATGAGAAGTACGATGCTGCAGAAGAAATCCTTTCACCACTCTTTGGTTCCGTTCGCAAAGATGGCAGCTTCTTCTTGTGGTTGGACGTCTCCCGCTGGGGCTCTGGCACAGAAGTAACTGAAAAGCTGTGGCGTGAAGTTGGGTTGAAAGTCCTGCCGGGAGCTTACATCGCTGCTGATATGCCGGATGGCACCAATCCCGGCGACAAATACATTCGTCTTGCCCTTGTTGAATCTTTGGAAGTGAGCAAGGAAGCTTTCCGAAGAATACTAGACTCTTTGGAGTAA